A section of the Triticum dicoccoides isolate Atlit2015 ecotype Zavitan chromosome 7A, WEW_v2.0, whole genome shotgun sequence genome encodes:
- the LOC119330391 gene encoding protein CHUP1, chloroplastic-like translates to MKEEIMFDNQSKPCRSRVDSKSNQNPLKPKFGSSWGSQIVKGFTADKKTKKTSAIASKKPPLASVENVNQSNQQITYQSRVKRSLIGDFPCSPAGAQVHPHAFDCHGIRSPASHDLFLELDHLREQLRESKERESALQSELQQCRENPRVSALEKELDSRKNEIDKLARLKTSLETEKTSLSEQLSVLSSMVEQHEETVRLDGHGNRASSADGDNVYSSGNLEFEVVELRRLNKELQFQKRSLAIKLSSAESKLAVLEKNAESEIVAKVQAEASLLRHTNANLSKQVEGLQMSRLTEVEELAYLRWINSCLRHELCSSDQTARAITDLDYNDGMACNDDHCDGNTRNGENSSDDKRLSIAERIKQWSQNDTNCQTSKKESLLDRAWIEATEPRSPTRRHSLGGSKGCAQDLNIVKRRQSDTFICLPEATEEAVSCNKDQASREKRELLVDKYDFGQSDSSRFALGKPEICKSQCLDVEKRTLRIPNPPPRPSVSLPYSGPSNGSTVNPPRPPPPPPPPKFSTRSTGVMKRAPQVAELYHSLMRRDSKKDTSGGGITETANSANVRSSMIGEIENRSSHLQAIKADVETQGEFVKSLIKEVTDAAYKDIEDVVAFVKWLDDELGFLVDERAVLKHFDWPERKADTLREAAFGYQDLKKLESEVSNYKDDPRLPCDIALKKMITVSEKTERGVYNVLRTRDAMMRQCKEFNIPVDWMLDNNLISKIKFASVKLANMYMKRVAMELQYMGPLNKDLALEYMLLQAVRFAFRIHQFAGGFDTETMDAFEELRNLVHVRNSTQ, encoded by the exons ATGAAAGAGGAGATCATGTTCGACAACCAATCCAAGCCATGCAGATCGAGGGTTGACTCCAAGAGTAACCAAAATCCTCTCAAGCCCAAGTTCGGGTCATCATGGGGATCCCAAATTGTCAAGGGGTTCACAGCCGACAAGAAAACCAAGAAGACATCAGCTATTGCAAGCAAGAAGCCGCCTCTTGCAAGCGTGGAGAATGTTAACCAGAGCAACCAACAGATTACATACCAATCTAGGGTTAAGAGATCTCTGATAGGAGATTTTCCTTGCTCGCCTGCTGGTGCTCAAGTTCATCCCCATGCCTTTGATTGCCACGGTATTAGGTCCCCGGCATCTCATGATCTTTTTCTTGAGTTGGACCATCTCAGGGAACAACTGCGTGAGTCCAAGGAAAGAGAATCAGCTTTGCAATCAGAGTTGCAGCAATGCAGAGAAAATCCAAGGGTTTCGGCACTTGAGAAGGAGCTTGATTCTAGGAAGAATGAGATTGACAAGCTTGCACGGCTTAAAACTTCACTAGAAACTGAGAAAACAAGCCTTTCTGAACAGCTATCAGTTCTATCTTCTATGGTGGAGCAGCATGAAGAAACTGTAAGATTGGATGGGCATGGCAATCGCGCTTCTAGTGCGGATGGGGACAATGTATATTCTTCAGGAAACTTGGAGTTTGAAGTTGTTGAGCTGCGTCGTTTAAACAAGGAGCTTCAGTTTCAGAAACGAAGTCTTGCAATCAAGCTCTCTTCAGCAGAGTCCAAATTGGCTGTCCTTGAAAAGAATGCAGAG AGCGAGATAGTCGCCAAGGTTCAAGCAGAGGCCTCATTGTTGCGGCACACCAATGCaaacttgagcaagcaagttgagggCCTGCAAATGAGTCGGCTGACTGAGGTTGAGGAGCTTGCTTATCTTCGCTGGATCAATTCATGTTTACGTCATGAGCTCTGTAGCTCGGATCAAACAGCCAGAGCAATCACTGATCTTGATTATAATGATGGTATGGCTTGTAATGATGATCATTGTGATGGCAACACCAGAAATGGTGAGAACAGTTCTGATGATAAAAGGCTCAGCATTGCCGAACGTATCAAGCAATGGTCTCAGAACGATACAAACTGTCAAACATCTAAAAAGGAATCTCTTCTTGATAGAGCATGGATTGAAGCCACAGAACCGCGAAGCCCCACACGTAGGCACTCACTTGGTGGATCAAAGGGATGTGCACAGGACTTGAACATTGTGAAGAGGAGGCAATCTGATACCTTTATCTGCCTTCCAGAGGCAACAGAGGAAGCAGTATCCTGTAATAAGGATCAGGCAAGCAGGGAGAAGCGTGAGCTCCTTGTGGACAAGTATGATTTTGGTCAATCTGATAGTTCAAGATTTGCTCTTGGCAAGCCAGAAATATGCAAGTCTCAATGCTTGGATGTCGAAAAGCGCACCCTGCGCATTCCAAACCCTCCACCAAGACCTTCAGTGTCTCTGCCATATTCTGGTCCATCAAATGGATCGACTGTAAATCCACCCCGcccacctcctccgcctcccccgCCTAAGTTTTCCACAAGAAGTACTGGAGTCATGAAGAGGGCACCACAAGTTGCAGAGCTATACCATTCACTTATGAGAAGGGATTCAAAGAAAGATACTTCTGGGGGTGGAATCACTGAAACTGCTAACTCCGCAAATGTGCGGAGTAGTATGATTGGTGAAATCGAGAACCGTTCTTCGCATTTGCAGGCT ATCAAGGCGGATGTTGAGACTCAAGGTGAATTTGTGAAATCATTGATCAAGGAGGTGACTGATGCAGCTTACAAAGATATAGAAGACGTTGTTGCATTTGTGAAGTGGCTTGACGATGAACTCGGTTTCCTG GTGGATGAGAGAGCAGTGCTGAAGCATTTTGATTGGCCCGAGAGGAAGGCGGACACTTTACGAGAGGCGGCTTTTGGCTACCAAGACCTCAAAAAATTGGAATCGGAAGTTTCTAACTATAAAGACGATCCACGCCTTCCCTGTGACATTGCACTTAAGAAAATGATAACAGTGTCTGAAAA GACGGAGCGAGGTGTGTACAACGTTCTGAGGACGAGGGATGCAATGATGAGGCAGTGCAAGGAGTTCAACATTCCAGTTGACTGGATGCTTGACAACAATCTCATTAGCAAG ATCAAATTTGCTTCTGTGAAATTAGCAAATATGTACATGAAAAGAGTTGCTATGGAGCTTCAGTACATGGGACCTCTGAACAAGGATCTAGCTCTGGAGTACATGCTCCTTCAGGCTGTGAGATTTGCCTTCAGAATTCATCAG TTTGCTGGAGGATTCGACACGGAGACCATGGATGCAtttgaggagctgaggaatcttgtTCATGTCAGGAACAGTACCCAGTAG